The following proteins are co-located in the Roseovarius arcticus genome:
- a CDS encoding twin transmembrane helix small protein translates to MFSDPLFLIVAAACLVVAVILAMGISTFGKEGVDNGKRANKFMRWRIIAQFFAIVAILGFVTIHKYFGGQ, encoded by the coding sequence ATGTTCAGTGACCCGCTCTTTCTTATCGTTGCCGCCGCCTGCCTCGTCGTCGCGGTGATTTTGGCGATGGGCATTAGCACCTTCGGCAAGGAGGGCGTGGACAATGGCAAGCGGGCCAACAAATTCATGCGCTGGCGTATCATCGCGCAATTCTTCGCGATTGTGGCGATTCTGGGGTTCGTAACCATCCATAAATATTTCGGAGGACAGTGA
- a CDS encoding cob(I)yrinic acid a,c-diamide adenosyltransferase yields the protein MVVLNKIYTRTGDKGDTALGDGSRVAKHSARPSAYGTVDELNAALGMARLHTTGETDDALARIQNDLFDLGADLCRPDMENDADAEYPPLRMVEAQVDRLEAEIDVMNEVLEPLRSFILPGGTSLAAYLHLCRTVCRRAERMSTELAETETVNPSAIKYLNRLSDWFFVAGRMANDGGKDDVLWVPGANR from the coding sequence ATGGTCGTTCTGAACAAGATCTACACACGCACTGGCGACAAAGGCGATACCGCGCTCGGCGATGGCAGCCGCGTGGCCAAGCATTCGGCCCGTCCCAGCGCATACGGCACGGTAGACGAGTTAAACGCAGCGCTGGGTATGGCGCGCCTGCATACAACGGGCGAGACGGACGATGCGCTGGCCCGCATTCAGAATGATCTGTTCGATCTGGGTGCCGATCTGTGCCGCCCGGACATGGAAAATGACGCGGACGCCGAATACCCCCCACTGCGCATGGTAGAGGCGCAGGTCGACAGGCTTGAGGCCGAGATCGACGTGATGAACGAGGTGCTTGAGCCATTGCGCAGCTTTATCCTGCCTGGCGGTACGTCTCTTGCCGCCTATTTGCACCTTTGCCGCACCGTCTGCCGCAGGGCCGAGCGCATGTCGACCGAACTGGCCGAGACCGAGACGGTAAATCCCTCTGCGATCAAATATCTGAACCGCCTCAGCGACTGGTTCTTTGTCGCCGGCCGCATGGCCAATGATGGTGGCAAGGATGACGTGCTGTGGGTTCCGGGCGCCAACCGCTGA